In Gemmatimonadaceae bacterium, the genomic stretch GTCGCACGGGCCTGTGCCGACACCGTGATGCGGTTCGAACGCAACCGTGGCAAGGGCGCGGCCCTTCGCGCCGGGACGAGCGCGGCGCTCGCCCACGGTGCGCGGGCGGTGGTGACCATGGATGCCGACGGCCAGCACGACCCGTGGGCGGCGCCGCGACTGGTCGCCGCGCTCGACGACGCGGACATGGCGGTCGGCACACGCGCGCGCGGGGCCGGCGCGATGCCGATGGGCCGGCGCATCACGAACGCGCTCGCGAGCCGAGCCGTGGGCGCGATCGTGCACTCCCGGGTGCCGGACGCGCAGTGCGGGTTTCGCGCGATGCGCCGCGCCGTGCTCGAGCGCGTCCGTGCGAGCGGCGACCGATACGAGTTCGAGACGGAATTTCTCATCGGCGCGGCGCGCGCCGGGTTCACGATTGCCGCCATCCCGGTGCCCACGATGTACGGCGCGCCGAGCCACTTTCGCGCGGTGCGGGACACGGCGCTGGTGGTCCGCGCCATCTGGCGACAGCGCGCCGGAGCGTTCGCCTGATGCGGCTGTTGTGCACCAACGACGACGGCATCCTCGCGTTCGGTCTGGAGTGTCTGGCCAAGGCCGCCGCTCCGTTAGGCGAGGTGACGATCGTCGCGCCCGATCGCGAGCAGAGCGCCACCAGCCACTCGCTGACGCTGCACCATCCGATCCGGCCGGTGATGCGGGGCGAGCACCGATGGCAGGTGGATGGCACGCCGACCGACTGCGTCATGCTCGCCGTCGAGGCGCTCATGCCCGAGCGGCCGGACTTCGTGCTGAGCGGCATCAACCACGGGCACAACATGGGCGAGGACGTGCTCTACTCGGGCACGGTGGCCGCGGCGATGGAAGGGGTCACGTTAGGCATTCCCGCCATGGCGCTGTCGTTCGCCGGCGGAGAGCTCAAGGCCGATCCGGCGCTGCTCGCCGACCAGGTCCAGGTCGTGTCCAAGCTGCTCGGCCACCTGGTGCACCTCGAGCACATCCCGCGCGACACGCTGCTCAACATCAACCTGCCGCCGCTGCCGGCGGCGCAGATCAAGGGCATCCGCCTAACGCGGTTGGGCAGGCGGGTGTACTCCGACTCGCTGGTGCGCATGCACGACCCGCGCGGCCGCGAGATCTTCTGGATCGGGGGCGGCTCGGCGGAGTGGAGCGGGGCCGACGACTCGGACTTCCGCGCCGTCAACGAGGGATACGTGTCCGTCACGCCGTTGACGCTCGACCTCACGCACACCCGCATGCTGGAGGACGCGACGTCGTGGTGGATGGAACTGCCATGAGCCAGTACGCCGGCGCGCGCCGCCGGCTGGTCGAAGCCCTGCACGACGGCGGTGTGGGCGATCTCAACGTGCTGCGCGCGTTCGATCAGACGCCGCGGCATCTGTTCGTGCCCACCGGCATGCGCCACCGCGCGTACGAAGACAGCGCGCTGCCCATCGGCAACGGCCAAACCATCTCGCAGCCGTCCACCCATGCGCGCTATCTCGAGCTGTTGCGCCTCACCGGGTCCGAGCGCGTGCTCGAGATCGGGACTGGCTCCGGCTATCAGACCGTGCTGCTGTCACACCTGTCGAGCCAGGTCTTCTCGATCGAGCGCGTGGGCGGTCTGCTCGAGCGGGCACGCGATGCGATCCGCGAATCGGGCGCCCGGAACGTCTCCCTGC encodes the following:
- a CDS encoding glycosyltransferase family 2 protein, whose translation is MIAPLACVIPALDAAPTLPLVVTALRDALAGACIIVVDDGSRDDTHAVARACADTVMRFERNRGKGAALRAGTSAALAHGARAVVTMDADGQHDPWAAPRLVAALDDADMAVGTRARGAGAMPMGRRITNALASRAVGAIVHSRVPDAQCGFRAMRRAVLERVRASGDRYEFETEFLIGAARAGFTIAAIPVPTMYGAPSHFRAVRDTALVVRAIWRQRAGAFA
- the surE gene encoding 5'/3'-nucleotidase SurE is translated as MRLLCTNDDGILAFGLECLAKAAAPLGEVTIVAPDREQSATSHSLTLHHPIRPVMRGEHRWQVDGTPTDCVMLAVEALMPERPDFVLSGINHGHNMGEDVLYSGTVAAAMEGVTLGIPAMALSFAGGELKADPALLADQVQVVSKLLGHLVHLEHIPRDTLLNINLPPLPAAQIKGIRLTRLGRRVYSDSLVRMHDPRGREIFWIGGGSAEWSGADDSDFRAVNEGYVSVTPLTLDLTHTRMLEDATSWWMELP
- a CDS encoding protein-L-isoaspartate(D-aspartate) O-methyltransferase, which gives rise to MSQYAGARRRLVEALHDGGVGDLNVLRAFDQTPRHLFVPTGMRHRAYEDSALPIGNGQTISQPSTHARYLELLRLTGSERVLEIGTGSGYQTVLLSHLSSQVFSIERVGGLLERARDAIRESGARNVSLLSGDGTLGWREYAPFDAILVTAGAPAEPQPLVEQLADGGRMLIPLGDREEQRLTLVTRRGEAVERRDMGPARFVPLVGMHGWPS